From the Granulicella sp. L56 genome, the window CTGGGCAGACTTTCGTCTATTGGCCTTTGAAAAGGTCAAAGCGGGCGACGGAGCAAGGGAGGAACGTCGAGAAACTGCGCTGGCATTGCTTCTCGGAGATATCCATAGTTTTCCTCCCGTGGTGCGCATTCATTCTCAATGCATGACGGGAGATGTATTTCATTCTCTGCGGTGCGACTGTCATGACCAACTACATCTGGCATTGCGCGTGATCGCGGAGAAAGGGGTCGGCGTGCTGCTGTATGAGCAGCAGGAAGGCCGCGGCATTGGCCTCATGGAAAAGCTTCGGGCCTATGAACTTCAGGAGCAAGGACTCGACACCATCGAAGCCAATCTCCGCTTGGGACATGCCGTTGATCTACGCGACTATGCGCTTCCTGTCGAGATTCTTCGGTTCCTCGGCATTCGCTCGCTCCGCTTGATGACCAATAACCCAGACAAAATCAATGCTGTTCGTACCGCTGGAATTGAGATCGTCGAGCGCCTGAGTGCAGATGTCCCAGACAATCCTCATTCAGCTCACTATCTTGCGACAAAACGCGAAAGGCTCGGCCATATGTGGTCGTCAGATAACAACTTCAGTCCATCTCAGACCGCATTCCCCGTCACGAACGAATGACATTGAGCTGACAATTCCGCGACAAGCTCCTGAGTCTACCGGACTACTCTGAGTTCCATAAGGCGGAGTATTTTGCGCGAGTCCATCCACCTGTCGTTCGGCAGAGACCGGATGTGGCACATGCCAATACGCAGGCATTCGAGGTGAGTTTTGGCACAAATATTAGTAACGCATTCCTATCATCTTCCCTATGACCCAAAGCAATCGCGCAAAATGCAGCCATACATGCCACTTGGTACGCTATATGCGGCTACGGCGCTTCAGGGAAATGGGTTCTCTGTGGTTGCATTCGATTCGATGCTCGAAGCGCCGTCTGCTGGCTTCGCTGAAATGCTGGCCGCCCATCGACCCGACATTGTCGCTGTCTATGAAGATGACTTTAATTTTCTGTCCAAAATGTGTCTCACGCGCATGAGAGAAGTAGCTTGGGAAATCGCAAAAGCGGCGCGTGTTGTTGGCGCCGTCACGATCGTGCATGGTTCCGATTCGACAGACAACCCTGACCTCTTCTTGCAAAATGGCTTCGACTATGTGCTTTGCGGAGAAGCAGAGGAGACTCTTGTACAGTTATGTACTTCTATTCTGTACACCGATGAGGTGCCGGAGATAGATGGTCTTGTAAGGCTTGATGGGAACGGCCAAGCCATCCGAAGTGCACAGAAACTTTCAAAGAATCCTATGTGGTCAGAGCTCTCTTTTCCCGCCCGCGATCTCATCGATATGGAGCCATATCGGGCGGCGTGGCTGGAAGCTCACGGACATTTCTCAACGAACATGGTGTCCAGTCGCGGATGCCCGTACCGATGCAACTGGTGCGCGAAACCAATCTCTGGCAATACGTTTCATTTGCGGTCTGCCGCCACTGTCGCTGAGGAGATGAGGCTACTGAAGATGGAAGCTGGAGTCGACCATATCTGGTTCGGTGATGATGTCTTCGGATTGAATCATCACTGGGTGGAGGAGTTTGCCGCAGAAGTTACGAATAGAAACGCAGCCGTTCCATTCAAAATACAGTCCCGTGCTGACTTGATGAGCGAGCAAACTATCCAACATCTCAAGACTGCGGGATGCACCGAAGTTTGGATGGGAGTTGAATCAGGGGCACAGGCCGTGCTGAACGCGATGGACAAGGGACTGAAGCTCCCTTCCGTGATTGCCGCGCGCAGCCTCCTGAAAAAATCCGGAATTCGCGCTTGTTATTTTTTACAGTTTGGTTACCCTGGCGAAACCTGGACCGAATTGCAGGAGACAATCGCCTTCGTGCGTGAGACACGACCTGACGATATCGGCATCTCGTTCTCGTACCCGCTGCCGGGTACGGTGTTTTATGAACGTGTGCAAGCGGAACTGGGACAAAAGCGTAACTGGACCGACAGCGACGATCTCTGCATTATGTTCAATGCAGCCTACAAAACCGATTTCTACCGAGCCGTGCGAGATGCTCTGCACGCGGAAGTCGATTCTTGGCGGGAAACGGAGAAGGTGGACGCGACCCATACTCATATTGAGGCATTGTGGAGCAGAGTCAAGGAATTGGAGCCGGTGAGCCGGGATGCAGACGCCCTTGCGCCTTCTAAAAAGGTGGCTACCGTTGCGTCGACTGCATTTGTACCCGTAGAGGCTTTGGCGTCCATCAGGGGGAGCTAGATGTGTCCATCTTTCGTTGTAGAAAATTCAGCCCTAACGTCGTTGGCACATGGCATCGCCGACGATACTGAGCATCTGGGAATTCGTCTGAAGTGTCCTTATTGCCAAGCCAATTTAATTGGGTTTGATTGTCTCTCATGCTGGTTCCGTCTCCAAAATATCAGTGGCATCCTGGATGCGCTGCCGCCGGAGCGAGCCGCGCACTATGCGCGTTTCATAGAAGAGTATGAACGAATACGAGCAGCCGAGGGCCGCGGCGACGAAAGTGAATCTTTCTATCTCGGTCTCCCTTACACGGATAGATCCGGAAGGAACCGCAAACAGTGGGAGATCAGAGCGCGCAGCTATGACTATTTGATAGCGCATGTGTTGAAGCCGAACTTCCCGGTGGAGGGTGGACGGATTCTGGACCTTGGCGCAGGAAACTGCTGGATGAGCTTTCGTTTGGCGGCTTCCGGTCACCATCCAGTCGCAGTGGATCTGCTCACCAACGGTTCCGATGGACTGGGAGCAGCCGAACACTATCGAGAACATTTGCCGAAGCTTTTCCCGCGCTTCCGGGCCGAGCTTGCACATCTGCCGTTCCAGAACGAACAGTTCGACACCATCATCTTTAATGCCTCGTTCCACTACGCTGAGAACTATGAAGTTGTCTTGCGCGAAGCACTTCGATGCGTCAAAGTAGGCGGCATGGTAGTCATCAGCGACACGCCATGGTATGCCCGCGAGGAAAGCGGCAAACAAATGATTGCAGAACGACAA encodes:
- the ribA gene encoding GTP cyclohydrolase II translates to MKQIADVNFPTLWADFRLLAFEKVKAGDGAREERRETALALLLGDIHSFPPVVRIHSQCMTGDVFHSLRCDCHDQLHLALRVIAEKGVGVLLYEQQEGRGIGLMEKLRAYELQEQGLDTIEANLRLGHAVDLRDYALPVEILRFLGIRSLRLMTNNPDKINAVRTAGIEIVERLSADVPDNPHSAHYLATKRERLGHMWSSDNNFSPSQTAFPVTNE
- a CDS encoding B12-binding domain-containing radical SAM protein; its protein translation is MPLGTLYAATALQGNGFSVVAFDSMLEAPSAGFAEMLAAHRPDIVAVYEDDFNFLSKMCLTRMREVAWEIAKAARVVGAVTIVHGSDSTDNPDLFLQNGFDYVLCGEAEETLVQLCTSILYTDEVPEIDGLVRLDGNGQAIRSAQKLSKNPMWSELSFPARDLIDMEPYRAAWLEAHGHFSTNMVSSRGCPYRCNWCAKPISGNTFHLRSAATVAEEMRLLKMEAGVDHIWFGDDVFGLNHHWVEEFAAEVTNRNAAVPFKIQSRADLMSEQTIQHLKTAGCTEVWMGVESGAQAVLNAMDKGLKLPSVIAARSLLKKSGIRACYFLQFGYPGETWTELQETIAFVRETRPDDIGISFSYPLPGTVFYERVQAELGQKRNWTDSDDLCIMFNAAYKTDFYRAVRDALHAEVDSWRETEKVDATHTHIEALWSRVKELEPVSRDADALAPSKKVATVASTAFVPVEALASIRGS
- a CDS encoding bifunctional 2-polyprenyl-6-hydroxyphenol methylase/3-demethylubiquinol 3-O-methyltransferase UbiG; protein product: MAHGIADDTEHLGIRLKCPYCQANLIGFDCLSCWFRLQNISGILDALPPERAAHYARFIEEYERIRAAEGRGDESESFYLGLPYTDRSGRNRKQWEIRARSYDYLIAHVLKPNFPVEGGRILDLGAGNCWMSFRLAASGHHPVAVDLLTNGSDGLGAAEHYREHLPKLFPRFRAELAHLPFQNEQFDTIIFNASFHYAENYEVVLREALRCVKVGGMVVISDTPWYAREESGKQMIAERQAVFLHRYRTASDSIKSLEYLTDERLRTLEEQMSIRWTTYSPWYGFKWSMRPLVAKLRNRREPSRFRIYVARKELA